One stretch of Bacteroidota bacterium DNA includes these proteins:
- the hemA gene encoding glutamyl-tRNA reductase, translated as MNLITIGINHRTAPIDVREKIWYSTEETKNILPILKEKFFKECVLISTCNRTEVYGIPIDEVDEGKGVVDLLISFKDSGNIVKHDHFYELHSSLAVSHLFKVVSGIDSMVLGDVQIISQMKEAYLTASNMKTVGKLTARLFDTAFHVGKRSRTETEIGEGAVSVSYAAVELSNKIFADLNKHTALVIGAGETAQLTAKHLQSKNIGKLIFTNRTREKAEAIASELNGSVIDFDSFHAELKNVDIIISSVTTPSYILTARQIQGAMRLRHNNPLFIIDIGVPRNIDPEASKIDNVFLNDIDALNNMIDKNLGKRRSEVPKVKNIVFEELEQFYNWFKSLQVNPTIQELRTQFELIREDEVRKNINRFSETDKELVEILTKRIVNKILHTPIVNLKNGTNTEADEETINKVSLLRHLFGLEKKKY; from the coding sequence ATGAATTTAATTACAATAGGCATAAATCATAGGACTGCACCGATTGATGTACGAGAAAAGATTTGGTATTCTACAGAAGAAACCAAAAACATTTTACCTATACTAAAAGAAAAATTTTTCAAAGAGTGTGTGTTAATCTCAACCTGTAACCGGACTGAAGTGTACGGAATTCCGATTGATGAAGTAGATGAAGGAAAAGGAGTTGTAGATTTACTGATTTCGTTTAAGGACTCAGGCAACATCGTCAAGCATGATCACTTCTACGAACTTCATTCATCGCTTGCGGTAAGTCATCTTTTTAAAGTAGTATCGGGTATCGATTCGATGGTTTTGGGAGATGTTCAAATCATCAGCCAGATGAAAGAGGCATACTTAACTGCATCGAATATGAAAACTGTCGGTAAGCTTACTGCTCGTTTATTCGATACAGCTTTTCACGTCGGTAAACGCTCCCGAACTGAAACCGAAATCGGCGAAGGAGCAGTTTCGGTTAGTTATGCAGCGGTCGAACTTTCGAATAAAATTTTCGCCGACTTAAACAAACATACTGCATTGGTTATTGGTGCCGGCGAAACCGCACAACTGACTGCCAAACACTTACAAAGTAAAAACATCGGCAAGCTGATATTTACAAACCGCACACGCGAAAAAGCTGAAGCCATTGCCTCAGAGTTAAACGGTAGTGTGATTGATTTCGATTCGTTTCACGCAGAATTGAAAAATGTTGATATCATTATAAGTTCGGTAACGACACCGTCTTACATATTAACAGCACGGCAAATTCAGGGAGCGATGCGGCTGCGGCATAATAACCCGTTGTTCATTATTGATATCGGCGTCCCGCGCAACATCGACCCGGAAGCCTCAAAAATTGATAACGTGTTTCTTAACGACATCGACGCTCTTAACAATATGATAGATAAGAACTTAGGAAAACGACGTTCGGAAGTCCCAAAAGTAAAAAATATCGTCTTTGAAGAATTAGAACAATTTTATAATTGGTTCAAGTCGCTGCAAGTCAATCCCACAATACAGGAATTACGAACACAGTTTGAACTAATAAGAGAAGATGAAGTTCGGAAAAATATCAACCGCTTCAGCGAAACCGACAAAGAATTAGTTGAGATACTTACAAAGCGGATCGTTAATAAAATTTTACATACACCTATCGTGAACTTAAAGAACGGAACAAACACCGAAGCCGACGAAGAGACAATCAACAAGGTAAGCTTGCTTCGTCATTTATTCGGACTTGAGAAGAAAAAGTATTGA